From one Rhodamnia argentea isolate NSW1041297 chromosome 1, ASM2092103v1, whole genome shotgun sequence genomic stretch:
- the LOC115726493 gene encoding alcohol dehydrogenase 3-like, which yields MSSTVGKVIHCKAAVAWEAGKPLVIEEVEVAPPQAMEVRVKILVTALCHTDVYFWEAKGQTPVFPRIFGHEAAGIVESVGEGVTELKPGDHVLPVFTGECKECRHCKSEESNMCDLLRINTDRGVMLNDGKSRFSINGKPIYHFVGTSTFSEYTVVHVGCLAKINPAAPLDKVCILSCGISTGLGATLNVAKPPKGSSVAIFGLGAVGLAAAEGARIAGASRIIGVDLNPKRFDEAKKFGITEFVNPKDHHKPVQEVLAEMTDGGVDRSVECTGSINAMISAFECVHDGWGVAVLVGVPNKDDAFKTHPMNFLNEKTLKGTFFGNYKPRSDLPDVVEMYMRKELELEKFITHEVCLSEINKAFDYMLKGESLRCIIRMDG from the exons ATGTCGAGCACTGTCGGGAAAGTCATTCATTGCAAAG CTGCGGTGGCATGGGAAGCCGGAAAGCCGCTGGTGATAGAAGAAGTGGAGGTGGCTCCTCCGCAGGCCATGGAGGTTCGCGTGAAGATCCTCGTCACGGCACTCTGCCACACAGATGTATACTTCTGGGAAGCCAAG GGACAAACCCCAGTTTTCCCTCGCATATTTGGTCACGAAGCAGCAGG GATTGTCGAAAGCGTTGGTGAGGGTGTGACAGAGCTCAAACCCGGTGATCATGTGCTTCCAGTGTTCACAGGGGAGTGCAAGGAGTGTCGGCATTGTAAATCTGAGGAGAGCAACATGTGTGACCTGCTCAGGATAAACACGGACAGAGGAGTGATGCTGAACGATGGCAAATCTAGATTCTCGATAAATGGAAAACCCATTTACCATTTCGTTGGGACATCAACTTTCAGCGAGTACACCGTCGTTCATGTCGGTTGCCTAGCCAAGATAAATCCTGCTGCTCCCCTGGACAAAGTTTGCATTCTCAGCTGTGGAATCTCTACTG GTCTTGGGGCCACCTTGAATGTTGCGAAACCTCCGAAGGGTTCCAGTGTTGCTATATTTGGACTAGGTGCTGTTGGCCTTGCT GCGGCTGAAGGTGCCAGAATTGCTGGAGCTTCAAGGATAATTGGTGTCGATCTCAATCCGAAAAGGTTTGACGAGG CCAAGAAATTTGGCATTACCGAGTTTGTGAACCCAAAAGATCATCATAAGCCAGTTCAGGAG GTTCTTGCTGAAATGACTGACGGGGGAGTCGACCGAAGTGTTGAGTGCACAGGAAGCATCAATGCCATGATTTCTGCTTTCGAATGTGTTCACGAT GGATGGGGTGTGGCAGTACTCGTGGGAGTGCCGAACAAAGATGACGCATTCAAGACTCATCCAATGAATTTCCTGAATGAGAAGACACTCAAGGGCACCTTCTTCGGCAACTACAAGCCACGCTCCGATCTTCCAGATGTTGTCGAGATGTACATGAGGAAG GAGCTCGAGCTGGAGAAGTTCATCACACACGAAGTTTGTCTCTCCGAGATCAACAAGGCTTTCGACTACATGCTCAAGGGAGAGTCACTCCGCTGCATCATCCGCATGGATGGATAG